The Terriglobales bacterium genomic sequence GCTGGAAGATGGTGGCCGCTGCCTTGCCGTTGAGCTGCTGGTAGGCGATGGAGCGCACCAGGTTCTCGAAGGTGGGCGGCGCATACCGCGGCTTGAGCGGGCCGACGCGGGTGATGATGGCGGCGAGGATCGGGTCGGCTTGTTTCAGGTGGGCGATGGCTTGCTTCATAGCTCACCACAGAGACACAGAGCGCGCAGAGAAAGATTCAGGATTTCCGCCGCTTTTTTCTTACATCCCGAGCGCAGCGAGGGAGCCTATCGTCAAGAGAATGCCAGAGGGTAGGGATCCCTCACCTTGTTCGGGATGAAGAAAAACGCTCCTGCATGTAGCGGTCGAAGTCGTCCCAGTCGAGGGTGATCTTCTTGTGCTTCTTGCGCGAGCGCCACTCGATGGCGCCGTGGGAGACCAGCAGGGTGCCGATGATGTGGCGGATGCGCCGCCCGCGGCGTCCGGCGGCGTAGATCTTGAACTCGATGTCCGAGCGACCCAGGTCGCGGTATGGGACAGTGAACTTCACGCGATGATCGGCCATCGGCGCTCCCTCTGGCTGGACTGTCTCGATTTTCAAACTTTATACCAATACGGCGTCGCCGAGGTGGACAAGATTCATCTCGAAGCTTTCGTTTCTTGGTGGAAGGCCGTGCATATTCGATCCGAACTACAATATTCACAGAGGGTGAGAGAGATGGCAGGAACGGATAATATGGGAAACCAGGCGGTCACAATCAGGGCAAAGCCACACCCCATCAAGCTGGATCTGGCCCGCACCGCTGTCTTGGTAGTCGACATGCAAAACGATTTCGGTGCCGCCGGCGGCATTTTCGAGCGTGCGGGGGTGGACATCCGGGGTATCCAGGGCACGGTCGCCCCTACCAAGCGCGTGCTCGACTCTGCGCGGGCCTCGGGCATGAAGGTCGTCTATCTGAAGATGGGGTTTCAACCCGATCTCTCCGACCTTGGCTCAGTGGATGCGCCCAATCGTGTTCGTCATTTGTTCTTTGGAGTTGGGAAGAGCGTTCTGGCACCGAACGGTGCGCCGAGCCGCCTGCTCGTGAGGGGCACCTGGAACACCGAGATCCTTCCGGAGCTGGTGCCCGGGCCGTCCGACGATGTCGTGTGGAAGCACCGCTTCAGCGGTTTCTATGAGACCGAGCTCCACAGTCTCTTGCAGCGGAAAGGGATCAGGTATTTGGTCGTCACCGGATGTACCACCAGCATCTGTGTTGAATCGACCGTGCGGGATGCGATGTTCCGAGACTACGCTTGCCTTCTGCTCGAAGACTGCATGGCGGAGCCGATCGGGCAGGACTTGCCCACCAGTTGCCATCAGGCCTCCCTGGTGGCGATGCAGACCTTGTTCGCGTGGGTAAGCGATTCCGGCGAGTTCGTGCGCGCTCTTGCAGTGCCGGTAGCCGTCGCGCAGACCGGCGCGTAGCCTACGTGATGCTGACTTCCGTGTACGTCCCATAAACCTGCTTGAGGGCTTCGCAGATCTCGCCCACGGTGGCATAGGCGCGCACGGCGTCCACGATAAAAGGCATCGTGTTCGCTGGCGAGATGTTGCCGTTGGCGCCGGCCTCGGGCTCCTGGGCGGCGGCGCGCTTGAGGGCGTCGAGGCGGCGGCGGACTTCGTCGTTCGAGCGACGTTCGCGCAGGGCCTTGAGCTTCGCCGACTGGTGCCGGCCGACCGACTCGTCGATGTAGAGGAGGTTCTGCGGCTCGGGCTCGTCCACGGTGAACTGGTTGGCGCCGACGATGATCTTCTCCCCGGCCTCGACCGCGCGCTGGTACTGGTAGCTGGCCTCGGCGATCTCCTTCTGAGGGAAGCCGCGCTCAATGGCCTTCACCATGCCGCCCATCGCATCCATCTTGTCGAAGTAATCGAAGGCGCCCTTTTCCATGTCGAGCGTCATCTTCTCCAGGAAGTAGGAACCGCCCAGCGGGTCGATGGTCTGGGTGACGCCCGACTCGTAGGCGATGATCTGCTGCGTCCGCAGAGCGATGCGCGCGGCCTCGGCGGTCGGCAGGGCCAGGGCCTCGTCGTAGCCGTCGCAGTGCAGCGACTGGGTGCCGCCCAATACGGCGGCGAGTGCCTGGATGGCGACGCGCGCGATGTTGTTCATGGGCTGCTGCGCGGTCAACGACACGCCCGCGGTCTGGCTGTGGAAGCGCATCAGGCGGGTGCGGTCGTTCTTGGCGCCGAAGCGGTCCCTCATCAGCCGGTACCAGATCTTGCGGGCGGCGCGGTACTTGGCGATCTCCTCGAAGAAATCGTTGTGGGCGTTGAAGAAGAAGCTGAGGCGGGGACCGAACTCGTCCACGTCGAGGCCGCGGCGCCGCGCCCACTCCACGTATTCCACGCCGTCGTAGATGGTGAAGGCCAGCTCCTGCAGCGCGGTCGAGCCGGCTTCGCGGATGTGGTAGCCGGAGATGGAGACCGTGTTCCACTTGGGCGTGAATTTCGCGCCGAACTCGAAGGTGTCGATCACCAGGCGCATCGAGGGCGCCGGCGGATAGATGTATTCCTTCTGCGCGATGTATTCCTTGAGGATGTCGTTCTGGATGGTGCCGCCCAGCCTCTTCCAGTCGGCGCCCTGCTTCTCCGCGACCACCAGGTACATCGCCCACAGCACCGAGGCCGGCGAGTTGATGGTCATGGAGGTGGTGATCTTCTCCAGTCCGATGCCGTTGAAGAGGATCTCCATGTCCTCGAGCGAATCGATGGCGACGCCGCATTTGCCGACCTCGCCTTCGCTGGCCGGATGGTCGGAGTCGTAGCCCATCAGCGTGGGCAGATCGAAGGCGACGGAGAGCCCGCCGCCGCCCTGCTCCAGCAGGAACTTGTAGCGCTGGTTGGTCTCCTCCGGCGAGGCGTAGCCAGAGAACTGGCGCATGGTGAAAAGCTTGCCCCGGTAGCCCGAGGCGTGGACGCCGCGGGTGTAGGGCGGCTGTCCCGGATAGTTCAGGTACTGCTCGTAGTTCCAGTCCTCGGGCTGGTCGGCCTGGGTGTAAAGGCGGCGGACCGGCTCGCCGGAGATGGTCGTGAAACGGGCGTTGCCGGCCTCGTCCTTGTTGATGCCGGTGGGCGCGCCGATGGGCTTCTCCGGCTGCTTTTCGAGCGACGGGCCGAGCGTCTTCTCCGCCCACTGCTTCTCCGAGGGCGACGGGTGACGGTTCTCGAAGATATCGTGGATCGGGCTTTCGGCGACCTGCTTGGAAGTCTTCTTCTCAGCCATAAAAGACAGGATTGACCCTCAAGGATATAGAGATGCTCGAGAGCAGGCAAGAGAGGGCGGTCACTGAACTACCCCACGGATTTCCTCGTCAGCTCCCACGCTTTGGCGTATTTCCAGCTCACATACAGCGCGTGGTAGAAGTGGAACAGGAACCCCTCGCGGCCATCGAGGAAGCCGAGGCGGAAAAAGTAGTTCCACTTGAAAAAGAAGAGCGGGCGCAGCCAGACGTCGAACCAGAACCACGTTTGCCTGTGGTCTTTGACGATCTGTTCGGCGGCCAGTGTCGAATAGCGCTCCATGTGCTCGATGTAGCTGGCGATGGTGGGATAGGCGTGGTGGATGAGCGGGCCGCGCAGGCGTCCGACCGGGCCTTCGACCCGCACCGTCTCGTGCACCGCGCGCTCGGGGATGCGTCCCTGGCCGCGGCGGAAGAGGCGCAACCCGTAGTCGGGCCAGTTGCCGCCGTAGCGCAGCCAGCGCCCGAAAATAAGGTTCTTGCGTTTGACCTGGTAGCCGGCGGTTCCGTCTTGCGGCGAACTCTTCAGAAAGGCGCGCAGTTCGTCGGCCAGCTCCGGGCTGACCTCCTCATCGGCGCCCAGGGTGAGGACCCAGTCTCCGGTCGCCTTGTCGTGGGCAGAGTTGCGCTGGGCGGCGTAGCCCTTCCACGGTTCGTTGAAGACCTTGGCCCCGAAGCCGCGCGCGACCTCCACCGTGCGGTCGGTGGAGCCGTTGTCCACGATGATGATCTCGTCCGCCCAGCGGACGCTCTCCAGGGTGCGCGCCAGGTTGGCCTCTTCGTTCAGCGTGATGTAGCAGACGGAGAGCGTCACGGCAGTAGATAGTAGCTGGTAGCTAGTAGTTAGGAGAAACAAAAGGCCCGCTCTGGCGCGGGCCTAGCTACTGACTACCCGCTACTAGCTACTTCGGTTCCGGGTTCTGCTGGGGCGCCGGCTGGTCGGGCTGGTACTGGACCGGTGGCCCCTGCGGCTGGGCCGGCATGGGCTGCGTGCTCAGGTCGGTGCGCGGGGTGATGCCTTTCACCGCCGGCATCTGCTTCACGTTGCCGCTCTCCGCATCATCCATGGAGATCGCCATGGCTTCCAGCGTGCGCCCGACGGAGCGGTCGAGTTCGACGCGCGCCTTCTCATAGGCCGACATGGCGGTCACCAGGTTGGATTCCGCGGTCGCCAGGTCACGCTGCGCTTGCAGCACCAGGGTATTGGTGGAGGCGCCCAGGGCGTACTTCTTCTGCTCCGCCTCCAGGCTCTCCTGGGCGAGGCGGCGCGCTTCCTGCGCGGCGGCGGCGCGGGCGCGGTTCTGCTGTACCGAGAATTGCGCGTTGCGCACCTCGATGACGATCTGGTTCTGTAGCTGCTGCAAGCGCATCTGGGCCTGGCGGTACTCCAGCTCCGAGCGCACCTGGTCGGCTTGGGCGGCGCGGTTCTTGATGGGGATGTTGACCGTCACCCCGACCCCGTAATCCGGGTACGTGTGGTAGAAGATGCTGCCCACCGCGCTGCTCCAGCCACCCACGAAATCAGGTGGAGGGGTGCATTCGGGGCTGCCGGCGGGAGCGCAGTTGGGATTGGTATGCCCGGCCAGCCCGGAGTTCCCGTAGAACCCGACCAGATTGACGCTAGGCAGCAGGGCATTGGCCGCCGACTTCCTGTTGATCGTGCGGTTGGTCAGGTCGATGCGCGACTGGGCGAGTTCGGGACGGTGTCCCAGCGCGTCCGAGATCAGGTCCTGAACCGGGATCACCGGCTCCTGCGCCGGCAAGGTCATGGTGTCGGTAGGGATCACCGGAGCGGCGGCGAGCGCCGGGTCGCTCAGGTTCCGCGAGACGGCGTTCTTGATCAGCAGCTGCTGCAGCTGCAGCGTGGTCTGGGAGACGATCAGGTCGCCTTCGCGGGTCGAAACTTCCGATTCGGCGCGCGTGATCTCGATGGGCGCCAGGGTGCCGATCTCCACCTGCTTCTTGTTGTCCCCCAGGGTCTTCTGTGCCAGGGCCAGGGAGCGCTCCTTGGCGCGCGTGTCCTCATAGGCGTTCACCAGGTCCCAGTAGATGTTCTGGATCTGGGTGACGGTGGTGATCACCTGCTGGCGGAAGGCGATGTCGGAGATCTCGCGGTTGTTCTTGGCGATGCGAATGAAGCGCATGTTGGGCAGGAATCCGAAGCCGGAGAGCAGCGGCTGGCTCACGGTCAGGCGAAAGTTGCTGCTGACGTCCGGATTGATCACCGAGAAAAGGCTATTGGTCGCCACCCGCTGGTTATTGAAGGCCAAATTCATGGTCGTGCCGGTGGCGAAGCCCTGGAAGTAATTGAAATTCGCAGTGCCGAAATTCTGCTGCAGCCGGTTAATGCCGGTGGTGATGCTGTTAGGCAGCGGCGAGGTCTGGTGCTCGATGCTCAGGGTCGAGGTGATGATCGGGTCGAAGGAGGGCACGTTGGCGCCTACGCCGGTGGTGGTGAGCACCTGTCCGGCCGCGCCCGTGCCGGCGCCGCCCGCTCCGGTCGAGGTGCCGCCCGCGCCCGCGCCCGACGCGCCTGAGCCGAACCCGCCCACGCCGCCGCCCGGGGTGCCTTGCACCACACCGGTCGAGACGCCGCGGATGGTGGCGCCCGCCTTGGCGCGCAGGATGTCGGTATCGGCGATGGAGAGGTTATAGCGAGCGATGGCCAGGTCGAGGTTGTTCTCCAGTGCCAGCGCGATGGCGTCATTCAACGAGAGCATCAACTGGCCGTTCGTGACCAACTGGTCGATGCGCGGCGCGTTGGTGAACACCGGCTCCTGCACCTTCCGCGGGATGTATGGTCCCAGCGGGTTGGGCACATGGGAGATACCTTTGGAAAAATCCACGGTTTGCGCCCCGGCCAAGCCGGTGACTAACAGGAACAGGGCCAGCAGACGCACAGACGACGAACGCGACAGACGCATGCTTCTTCTCCACGAAATCAGGGCTAACTGCAGTAAGACTGATCAGGGACCGATTCGTCACCCGATACATACGCAAACCGCGTCCCGGAGGTTTCCAAAATCGGCGCGCCGCACCCGGCGTACCGGAGACGACCCTTTCACGGAAGTGGGATAGTATAAACGACGGGCAGCGGCGAAAGTCGCGGGAAAGCTGCCCGGGCACGCGTGACCCGAAACCTGAAGCTGACCATCGCTTACGACGGCGCCGACTTTTCCGGCTGGCAGGTGCAGCCGGACCGGCCCACCGTGCAGGGGCTGCTGGCGGACGCGATCGAGCGGGTCACCGGCACCCGGACGCTGCCCCAGGGCTCGGGCCGGACCGACGCCGGAGTCCACGCGCTGGCACAGGTGGCCAGTTGCGCCATCGAATCCCCGATCCCGGCCGCCCATCTGGTGACCGCGCTCAACGACCTGCTGCCGCCCGCTATCCGGGTGCGCACGGTGGAAGAGGCCGCGCCCGATTTCCATGCCCGCAAGTCGGCCAAGGCGAAGACCTACCGTTATCGCATCTATCGTGGCGACATCTGCCCGCCCTTCCTGGCCCGCTATGTGTACCATCACCCCTATCCGCTGGACGAGCCGGCCATGATGGCGGCCGCCAACGTGGTGCTCGGCGAGCACGACTTCTCGTCGTTCGCGGCGGTCGATCCGGAGAAGGCCTGCGAGGAAGAGGAGAGGCCGAAGGTGCGCACCATCTCGTTCTCCCGCTGGGAGCGGCGGCAGGGAGATGAGCTGGTGTATATCGCGAAGGGCAACGGATTCCTGCACCACATGGTGCGCAACCTGGTGGGAACATTCCTGCAAGTGGGGAAGGGAAGCCTGAGCACGGCGGACTTCCGGCGGATCCTGGATGCCAAAGACCGTTCCGCCGCGGGCGCGACCGCTCCCGCCAGCGGCCTCTACCTGGTATCGGTGGAGTATTGATGGCGACCGAAGCGCAGATCACGGCCCAGCGCCTGGCGGTGCTCGATCCCGCCACCGGCGAACTGCTGCGGGAGCTGGAGGTCGCCGGCGCCCAGGATGTACGGGCGGCAGTCGAGAGGGCCCGCGCTGCCCAACCGGAGTGGGAGCGGCTCGGTGTCCACCGGCGCACAGCGACCCTGAGAGCATTCCAGCGGCGCCTGTACGAAAGTAAAGAAGCGGTGGCGGAGCTGATCTCGCGCGAGGCCGGCAAGCCGGTGACCGAAGGGCTGCTGACCGAAGTGCTGGTAGTGCTCGATACCGCCACGTTCCTGATGGAGAATGCCCACGAACTTCTGCGGGATGAGCCGATACCCCACGGCAACCCGGTGATGAAAAGCAAGCGGGCGTGGCTGCGTCGCGAGCCATACGGCGTGATCGGGGTCATCTCCCCCTGGAACTATCCATTCTCCACGCCCGCCGCCGAGGTGCTGGCCGCGCTGGTAGCGGGCAACACGGTGGTGCTCAAGCCGTCGGAGTTCACGCCCCTTTGCGCGCTGGAGCTGCACCAACTTCTGTTGGCTTCGGGTGTGCCGTCCGACGTTCTGCAGGTCGTGGTGGGAGAGGGCCCGACAGGTGCCGCGCTGTCCGCTTCCGCGGTCAACAAGCTGATCTTCACCGGCAGCGTGGCGACCGGAAAGCGGGTGGCGCAGGCGGCCGCCCAGCGTCTGGTCCCGGTAGTGCTGGAACTCGGCGGCAAAGACCCCATGATCGTCCTCGACGACGCCGATGTGGAAGTGGTCTCCAGCGGTGCGGTGTGGGGGGCCTTCGTCAACAGCGGGCAGGCCTGCCTCTCGGTGGAGCGCTGCTATGTGCATCGCAGCATCTACGAGAAGTTCGTACAGGCGTGCGTGCGGAAGACCGAGTCCCTGCGCGTAGGCAACGGCCGCGACCCTGAGACCGACGTGGGGCCGATGATCCACCAGCGGCAGCTGCAAACCGTCGAGGCCCACATCGAAGAGGCGCGCGCGCGCGGAGCTCGCGTGCTGGCCGGGGGCAGGCGGCTGCCCGAACTGGGGCCCAACTTCTTCGCGCCCACCGTCATCGCCGACGTCGATCACTCCATGCGTCTGATGCGCGAAGAGACCTTCGGCCCGGTGCTGCCGCTGATGCCGTTCGATTCCGACGACGAAGCGGTGGGGCTGGCCAACGATTCGGAGTTCGGCCTGGCGGCCAGCGTGTGGACGTCAAACCGCGCCCGCGGCGAAGCGCTGGCCAAGCGGCTGCAGGCGGGAACGGTGATGGTGAATGATGTGCTGACCTGCTTCGGCATCAGCGAAGCGCCGCACGGCGGCATGAAGGCCAGCGGCATCGGGCGCAGCCACGGGCGGTTCGGGCTGGAGGAGATGGTGCAGGTCAAGTACGTGGACTCCGACCTGCTGCCGGGCCTGCGCAAGGTGTGGTGGTTCGGCTACGGGGCGGAGTTCTCGCAGCAGATGCGAGGCTTCGTGGATCTCCTGTTCGGCCATGG encodes the following:
- the truA gene encoding tRNA pseudouridine(38-40) synthase TruA, giving the protein MTRNLKLTIAYDGADFSGWQVQPDRPTVQGLLADAIERVTGTRTLPQGSGRTDAGVHALAQVASCAIESPIPAAHLVTALNDLLPPAIRVRTVEEAAPDFHARKSAKAKTYRYRIYRGDICPPFLARYVYHHPYPLDEPAMMAAANVVLGEHDFSSFAAVDPEKACEEEERPKVRTISFSRWERRQGDELVYIAKGNGFLHHMVRNLVGTFLQVGKGSLSTADFRRILDAKDRSAAGATAPASGLYLVSVEY
- a CDS encoding methylmalonyl-CoA mutase family protein, which codes for MAEKKTSKQVAESPIHDIFENRHPSPSEKQWAEKTLGPSLEKQPEKPIGAPTGINKDEAGNARFTTISGEPVRRLYTQADQPEDWNYEQYLNYPGQPPYTRGVHASGYRGKLFTMRQFSGYASPEETNQRYKFLLEQGGGGLSVAFDLPTLMGYDSDHPASEGEVGKCGVAIDSLEDMEILFNGIGLEKITTSMTINSPASVLWAMYLVVAEKQGADWKRLGGTIQNDILKEYIAQKEYIYPPAPSMRLVIDTFEFGAKFTPKWNTVSISGYHIREAGSTALQELAFTIYDGVEYVEWARRRGLDVDEFGPRLSFFFNAHNDFFEEIAKYRAARKIWYRLMRDRFGAKNDRTRLMRFHSQTAGVSLTAQQPMNNIARVAIQALAAVLGGTQSLHCDGYDEALALPTAEAARIALRTQQIIAYESGVTQTIDPLGGSYFLEKMTLDMEKGAFDYFDKMDAMGGMVKAIERGFPQKEIAEASYQYQRAVEAGEKIIVGANQFTVDEPEPQNLLYIDESVGRHQSAKLKALRERRSNDEVRRRLDALKRAAAQEPEAGANGNISPANTMPFIVDAVRAYATVGEICEALKQVYGTYTEVSIT
- a CDS encoding TolC family protein — protein: MRLSRSSSVRLLALFLLVTGLAGAQTVDFSKGISHVPNPLGPYIPRKVQEPVFTNAPRIDQLVTNGQLMLSLNDAIALALENNLDLAIARYNLSIADTDILRAKAGATIRGVSTGVVQGTPGGGVGGFGSGASGAGAGGTSTGAGGAGTGAAGQVLTTTGVGANVPSFDPIITSTLSIEHQTSPLPNSITTGINRLQQNFGTANFNYFQGFATGTTMNLAFNNQRVATNSLFSVINPDVSSNFRLTVSQPLLSGFGFLPNMRFIRIAKNNREISDIAFRQQVITTVTQIQNIYWDLVNAYEDTRAKERSLALAQKTLGDNKKQVEIGTLAPIEITRAESEVSTREGDLIVSQTTLQLQQLLIKNAVSRNLSDPALAAAPVIPTDTMTLPAQEPVIPVQDLISDALGHRPELAQSRIDLTNRTINRKSAANALLPSVNLVGFYGNSGLAGHTNPNCAPAGSPECTPPPDFVGGWSSAVGSIFYHTYPDYGVGVTVNIPIKNRAAQADQVRSELEYRQAQMRLQQLQNQIVIEVRNAQFSVQQNRARAAAAQEARRLAQESLEAEQKKYALGASTNTLVLQAQRDLATAESNLVTAMSAYEKARVELDRSVGRTLEAMAISMDDAESGNVKQMPAVKGITPRTDLSTQPMPAQPQGPPVQYQPDQPAPQQNPEPK
- a CDS encoding succinic semialdehyde dehydrogenase; amino-acid sequence: MATEAQITAQRLAVLDPATGELLRELEVAGAQDVRAAVERARAAQPEWERLGVHRRTATLRAFQRRLYESKEAVAELISREAGKPVTEGLLTEVLVVLDTATFLMENAHELLRDEPIPHGNPVMKSKRAWLRREPYGVIGVISPWNYPFSTPAAEVLAALVAGNTVVLKPSEFTPLCALELHQLLLASGVPSDVLQVVVGEGPTGAALSASAVNKLIFTGSVATGKRVAQAAAQRLVPVVLELGGKDPMIVLDDADVEVVSSGAVWGAFVNSGQACLSVERCYVHRSIYEKFVQACVRKTESLRVGNGRDPETDVGPMIHQRQLQTVEAHIEEARARGARVLAGGRRLPELGPNFFAPTVIADVDHSMRLMREETFGPVLPLMPFDSDDEAVGLANDSEFGLAASVWTSNRARGEALAKRLQAGTVMVNDVLTCFGISEAPHGGMKASGIGRSHGRFGLEEMVQVKYVDSDLLPGLRKVWWFGYGAEFSQQMRGFVDLLFGHGLRRLSGGLRAVGAFFRKGRL
- a CDS encoding cysteine hydrolase translates to MIGHRRSLWLDCLDFQTLYQYGVAEVDKIHLEAFVSWWKAVHIRSELQYSQRVREMAGTDNMGNQAVTIRAKPHPIKLDLARTAVLVVDMQNDFGAAGGIFERAGVDIRGIQGTVAPTKRVLDSARASGMKVVYLKMGFQPDLSDLGSVDAPNRVRHLFFGVGKSVLAPNGAPSRLLVRGTWNTEILPELVPGPSDDVVWKHRFSGFYETELHSLLQRKGIRYLVVTGCTTSICVESTVRDAMFRDYACLLLEDCMAEPIGQDLPTSCHQASLVAMQTLFAWVSDSGEFVRALAVPVAVAQTGA
- a CDS encoding glycosyltransferase family 2 protein; protein product: MTLSVCYITLNEEANLARTLESVRWADEIIIVDNGSTDRTVEVARGFGAKVFNEPWKGYAAQRNSAHDKATGDWVLTLGADEEVSPELADELRAFLKSSPQDGTAGYQVKRKNLIFGRWLRYGGNWPDYGLRLFRRGQGRIPERAVHETVRVEGPVGRLRGPLIHHAYPTIASYIEHMERYSTLAAEQIVKDHRQTWFWFDVWLRPLFFFKWNYFFRLGFLDGREGFLFHFYHALYVSWKYAKAWELTRKSVG